The proteins below are encoded in one region of Leptolyngbya sp. CCY15150:
- the cbiT gene encoding precorrin-6Y C5,15-methyltransferase subunit CbiT, whose translation MVSELWPYQTPGIPDRLFERLPGIPMSKREVRVLLISHMYLRPDAVLWDIGAGTGTIPVEVGLLCPKGKIMAIERDEEVAGLIRRNCDRFGVTNVQVVEGNAPDCLTDLKPLPDCVFIEGGRSVKAIAQTAWACLKAPGRIVATATDLTSLYALSETLAELQARNVEVIQSAVNRLESRGNNQVFAAVDPIFILSGEKLT comes from the coding sequence ATGGTTTCTGAACTTTGGCCCTACCAAACCCCCGGCATCCCCGATCGCCTGTTTGAACGGTTGCCCGGCATTCCCATGAGTAAGCGCGAGGTGCGTGTCTTGCTCATTTCCCATATGTACCTGCGCCCTGATGCCGTACTGTGGGACATTGGCGCTGGCACTGGCACCATTCCCGTTGAAGTGGGTCTGCTCTGTCCTAAGGGGAAAATTATGGCCATTGAGCGCGATGAAGAGGTGGCTGGCCTAATTCGCCGCAACTGCGATCGCTTTGGCGTCACCAATGTGCAGGTGGTTGAAGGGAATGCGCCCGACTGTCTGACGGATCTCAAGCCCTTGCCCGATTGTGTTTTCATTGAAGGTGGACGGTCTGTGAAAGCGATCGCCCAAACTGCCTGGGCCTGCCTCAAAGCGCCAGGCCGCATCGTCGCCACCGCCACCGATCTCACCAGCCTCTATGCCCTATCAGAAACCTTGGCAGAACTGCAGGCGCGCAACGTGGAAGTCATCCAATCTGCCGTCAACCGCCTAGAGTCGCGGGGCAACAACCAGGTCTTTGCCGCCGTGGATCCCATTTTTATTCTGAGTGGCGAAAAACTCACGTGA
- a CDS encoding aminotransferase class I/II-fold pyridoxal phosphate-dependent enzyme, producing MTPVARSLSMAQFNHLDAHQTPLLDALRAAATRPHAPFYTPGHKQGQGISPRLAALFGTEVFRADLPELPDLDNLFAPEGVIRAAQDLAAIAFGTGETWFLANGSTCGIQAAVLATCSPGDSLILPRNAHRCAIAALILSGAMPVFVSPELDSQGQIPLGVSPTAIAQALEQHPAAAVLLVSPTYHGVSSDLQAIAALVHDRHLPLIVDEAHGAHFAFHPQFPQTAIAAGADLAVQSIHKTLGAMTQAAMVHSHLHSRMDRDRLVDSLALVQSSSPSYLLLASLDAARHQMAIDGERLMAQTLDLADWARLELSKIPGVRVWTPPTGTPWDRTRLTVDVSGLGWTGFAADEHLHQTLGVTAELPSLHHLTLIISLGNTREDLRHLVQGIQTLAQDKRSPLSLPSLPLPPLQVPILSPRQAFFSRRRTVPASDAIGQVCAELICPYPPGIPVLMPGEPITIEAIAYLTQICTMGGTITGCADPTLQTLTIVEEAIALP from the coding sequence ATGACTCCTGTAGCGCGATCGCTCTCCATGGCCCAGTTCAACCACCTCGACGCCCACCAAACGCCCTTGCTCGACGCCCTGCGGGCCGCCGCCACGCGTCCCCATGCGCCCTTCTACACCCCCGGCCATAAACAAGGGCAGGGAATCTCTCCGCGTCTAGCAGCCCTCTTCGGAACCGAGGTCTTTCGCGCCGACCTGCCAGAATTGCCCGATCTTGATAACTTGTTTGCCCCCGAAGGCGTGATTCGTGCCGCCCAGGATTTGGCTGCGATCGCGTTTGGTACCGGGGAAACCTGGTTCTTAGCCAACGGTTCCACCTGTGGCATTCAGGCAGCGGTGTTGGCCACCTGTTCGCCGGGTGATTCCCTAATCCTGCCGCGCAATGCCCATCGCTGTGCGATCGCCGCCTTGATTCTCTCGGGAGCCATGCCGGTCTTTGTGTCGCCGGAACTGGATAGCCAAGGACAGATTCCCCTAGGTGTCTCCCCAACGGCGATCGCCCAGGCGCTAGAGCAGCATCCTGCCGCCGCTGTGCTGCTGGTGTCGCCCACCTACCACGGCGTCAGTAGTGACCTACAGGCGATCGCCGCCCTTGTCCATGACCGCCACCTTCCCCTGATCGTTGATGAAGCCCACGGGGCCCACTTCGCCTTCCATCCCCAGTTTCCTCAGACCGCGATCGCCGCCGGGGCAGACCTAGCCGTGCAGTCTATCCACAAGACCCTAGGCGCTATGACCCAAGCCGCCATGGTACATAGCCACCTCCACAGCCGCATGGATCGCGATCGCTTGGTTGATAGCTTGGCCCTCGTGCAGTCCAGCAGTCCCAGCTACCTACTCTTGGCGTCCTTAGATGCAGCGCGGCATCAGATGGCGATCGATGGCGAAAGGTTGATGGCGCAAACCTTAGATCTGGCCGATTGGGCTAGGCTAGAGCTATCCAAGATTCCCGGTGTCCGCGTTTGGACGCCTCCCACTGGTACCCCCTGGGATCGCACCCGCCTGACCGTCGATGTGAGCGGTTTGGGATGGACAGGGTTTGCAGCCGACGAGCACCTGCACCAAACCTTAGGGGTGACGGCAGAACTGCCCAGCCTGCACCATCTCACGTTGATCATCAGCCTAGGCAATACCCGCGAGGATCTGCGGCATCTCGTACAAGGCATTCAAACCCTGGCGCAGGACAAGCGATCGCCCCTGTCTCTGCCCAGCCTTCCCCTGCCGCCGCTGCAGGTGCCGATCCTCTCCCCGCGCCAGGCCTTTTTCAGTCGCCGCCGTACCGTACCGGCCTCAGACGCCATCGGTCAGGTCTGCGCTGAACTCATCTGTCCCTATCCCCCCGGCATTCCCGTCCTCATGCCCGGCGAACCGATTACCATCGAAGCGATCGCCTACCTCACCCAGATCTGTACGATGGGAGGCACGATCACCGGCTGTGCCGATCCCACCTTACAAACCTTGACTATTGTGGAAGAGGCGATCGCCCTTCCCTAA
- a CDS encoding NfeD family protein, with protein MTWNTIDPFDFSDIPAIATVEWVEPRLRVTYSASTWPASLVMPINSPLELGQQVRVIGRQGLTLLVTL; from the coding sequence ATGACTTGGAACACTATTGACCCCTTCGATTTTTCAGACATACCTGCGATCGCCACGGTGGAATGGGTAGAACCTCGCTTGCGCGTCACCTATTCAGCATCAACCTGGCCCGCCAGCCTGGTGATGCCCATCAACAGTCCCTTAGAGTTAGGGCAGCAAGTGCGTGTGATTGGCCGACAAGGCCTGACCTTACTTGTCACGCTCTAA
- the def gene encoding peptide deformylase: MADKRPISQLGDPVLRQTARPISNVQDDWVQPLIDDLILTLIQSQGVGISAPQVGSPHRIVVMASHPNERYPDAPMMEPTVLINPRMIDHSEAYVTDWEGCLSIPNIRGRVPRYQAVEVEYTTPAGKLQRQVFTDFIARIFQHEFDHLEGMVFLDRLQQPQELMTEQEYRQRVLTPVLAGR, from the coding sequence ATGGCCGACAAACGACCGATTTCGCAATTGGGTGATCCCGTCCTGCGGCAAACTGCCCGCCCTATCTCCAATGTGCAGGATGATTGGGTGCAGCCGCTGATTGATGATCTGATTCTGACGTTGATCCAATCTCAGGGAGTGGGCATCTCGGCTCCCCAGGTGGGTAGTCCCCATCGGATTGTGGTGATGGCCTCCCATCCCAACGAGCGCTATCCCGATGCGCCGATGATGGAACCAACCGTGTTGATCAACCCTCGGATGATTGATCACTCGGAGGCTTATGTGACCGATTGGGAAGGCTGTCTGAGCATTCCCAATATTCGTGGTCGAGTGCCCCGCTACCAGGCCGTTGAGGTGGAATATACCACCCCGGCTGGCAAACTGCAGCGGCAGGTGTTCACCGATTTCATTGCCCGGATTTTCCAGCATGAATTTGATCATCTGGAAGGCATGGTATTTCTCGATCGCCTGCAACAGCCCCAAGAGCTGATGACCGAACAGGAATACCGCCAACGGGTGCTGACACCTGTGCTGGCTGGTCGATAG
- the argS gene encoding arginine--tRNA ligase, translating to MNSTIAYLTTQLEAALVAAFGPDLAGTDPVLVPTTNPKFGDYQANVALSLAKRLQDKPRAIAEALVAKLEVSDCCEPPAIAGPGFINLKLRTDYLQDQLRQMHQSDRLGVAPTSAPQRVIVDFSSPNIAKEMHVGHLRTTIIGDSLARLLEFRGHDVLRLNHVGDWGTQFGMLITHLRDVCPEAITDASTVDIGDLVAFYRQAKQRFDAEDDFKERSRQAVVELQAGDESARKAWQVLCDQSRREFQQLYDRMDIRITERGESFYNPLLADVVADLKASGLLVEDQGAQCVFLEGFTNKEGNPLPLIIQKSDGAYNYATTDLAAIRYRTQQDRAERVIYVVDAGQANHFTQVFQVARRAGWVPEGVELIHVPFGVVKGDDGKKFKTRSGDTVRLKDLLDEAVRRAQSDVENRLQQEERQESPEFIRHAAETIGMAAVKYADLSQNRTSDYIFNYDRMLALQGNTAPYMLYAYVRVQGISRKGDIDWSQLQQTVPVDLDDETEFALARHLLQLDEVILAVEADLLPNRLCQYLFELSQKFNQFYDRCPILQADEPKRTSRLVLADLTARTIQLGLSLLGISVLERM from the coding sequence ATGAACTCCACGATCGCCTACCTTACGACTCAACTTGAAGCTGCCCTCGTTGCCGCCTTTGGCCCCGACCTAGCCGGCACCGATCCGGTCTTGGTACCCACCACCAATCCTAAATTTGGCGACTACCAGGCCAACGTAGCTTTGTCCTTGGCCAAGCGTCTCCAGGATAAACCTCGGGCGATCGCCGAAGCTTTAGTCGCCAAGCTAGAGGTTAGCGACTGTTGCGAACCACCGGCGATCGCTGGCCCAGGGTTCATTAACCTAAAATTGCGCACCGATTATCTACAAGACCAACTGCGGCAGATGCACCAAAGCGATCGCCTTGGCGTAGCCCCCACCTCAGCGCCCCAGCGGGTGATTGTAGACTTTTCCAGCCCCAACATTGCCAAAGAGATGCATGTGGGCCACCTGCGCACCACGATCATTGGCGACTCCCTAGCGCGGCTGCTAGAATTTCGCGGTCATGACGTGCTGCGGCTCAATCATGTTGGCGACTGGGGGACTCAATTTGGCATGTTGATCACCCACCTGCGAGACGTTTGCCCCGAGGCGATCACCGATGCCAGCACGGTCGATATTGGTGACTTGGTAGCCTTCTATCGCCAGGCCAAGCAGCGTTTTGATGCCGAAGATGATTTCAAGGAGCGATCGCGCCAAGCTGTAGTGGAACTGCAGGCTGGTGATGAATCTGCCCGGAAAGCTTGGCAAGTGCTCTGCGACCAGTCGCGCCGCGAGTTCCAGCAGCTCTACGATCGCATGGACATTCGCATCACCGAGCGGGGCGAGTCGTTTTACAATCCCCTGCTGGCCGACGTGGTGGCCGATCTAAAAGCATCGGGGCTCCTCGTGGAAGACCAGGGTGCCCAATGCGTGTTCCTCGAAGGATTTACCAACAAAGAGGGTAATCCCCTGCCGCTGATTATTCAAAAGTCCGACGGCGCCTACAACTACGCCACCACCGACCTAGCCGCCATTCGCTACCGCACCCAGCAGGATCGGGCAGAGCGGGTGATCTATGTCGTCGATGCGGGCCAGGCCAACCACTTCACCCAGGTCTTTCAGGTGGCCCGCCGGGCCGGTTGGGTGCCGGAAGGCGTCGAACTGATTCACGTGCCCTTTGGCGTGGTCAAGGGTGATGACGGCAAGAAATTTAAGACGCGATCGGGGGATACGGTACGGCTGAAAGATTTGCTGGATGAAGCAGTGCGCCGGGCCCAGTCCGATGTGGAAAACCGCCTACAGCAAGAAGAGCGGCAAGAGTCACCAGAGTTCATCCGCCATGCTGCGGAAACCATCGGCATGGCCGCGGTGAAGTATGCCGACCTCAGCCAAAACCGCACCAGTGACTACATTTTCAACTACGATCGCATGTTGGCTCTGCAGGGCAACACAGCTCCCTACATGCTCTATGCCTACGTGCGGGTGCAGGGGATTAGCCGCAAGGGCGATATTGACTGGAGCCAGCTTCAGCAAACCGTGCCGGTGGATCTAGACGACGAGACCGAATTTGCCCTAGCGCGCCATCTGCTGCAACTGGATGAGGTGATTCTGGCGGTGGAGGCAGACCTATTGCCCAACCGCCTCTGTCAATACTTATTTGAACTGAGCCAAAAGTTTAACCAGTTCTACGATCGCTGCCCGATTTTACAAGCAGACGAGCCGAAACGTACGTCTCGACTCGTCTTAGCAGATCTGACTGCCCGTACTATTCAGCTAGGACTATCGCTGCTAGGCATTTCTGTCCTAGAGCGCATGTAG
- a CDS encoding mechanosensitive ion channel family protein, with product MKRSRTRWRRSLLVKAKHLWLKWLACMLLLFVLISGLHIVSVSAQLPSPADFTDPLPIFKSTLAQDEIESGWVRLDGRPLFRVAAPTSELSQRVQDIQRNLAAVSRAYRESETSELNLELRGSADLPTIYINDRYVMTVTHLDAQLEMTTPTAHAERLRDTIPRALRESARERQSSALADQSKWAIAILLGMCVCSFGISVAQHQWRSRRRAAAANQSPSTSHISQRRRENLSAIQVLAFQLSQALVWSGGTLLILRLFPQTRWLQVWVLTHLPTYLSMPLIALGIYISVRLSFVTIDWFIDTLVDGGLLTPNRNQRLQQRVSTISRVIKGVTVLLLVLIGIFIVLINFGVDIAPLIAGAGLIGVAISLASQNLIRDAINGFLILVEDQYAVGDVIAVGTVFGMVENITLRITQLRDPEERLITIPNSEVKVVSNLSSRHSQADIRIPVAYSANIDQALDLVRQVGEELALDEEWMGRILAKPLTLGLDEFGDRGMVIRVWIRTQPLEQWNAAREYRRRIKVAFDRAKIPLMLSQQELWLHDTEVEMAPPPMAYPPADATHTPSAESTI from the coding sequence ATGAAACGATCTAGAACTCGATGGCGGCGATCGCTGCTGGTAAAAGCCAAGCATCTTTGGCTGAAATGGCTAGCATGTATGCTGCTGTTGTTCGTGCTGATCAGCGGCCTCCATATCGTCTCCGTCTCTGCCCAGCTTCCGAGTCCTGCGGACTTTACCGATCCGCTACCGATATTTAAGTCCACGTTGGCCCAAGATGAGATCGAAAGTGGTTGGGTGCGGCTGGATGGCCGGCCGCTCTTTCGGGTAGCAGCTCCAACCTCAGAGCTTAGCCAGCGGGTTCAAGACATTCAACGCAACCTAGCTGCCGTCAGTCGGGCCTATCGCGAAAGCGAAACGTCAGAGCTGAACCTAGAGTTGCGGGGATCTGCCGATCTTCCCACCATTTATATCAACGATCGCTACGTGATGACCGTCACTCATCTGGATGCCCAGCTTGAGATGACCACCCCCACGGCCCATGCTGAACGTCTGAGGGATACCATTCCCCGGGCCTTGCGAGAATCGGCCCGGGAGCGACAGTCGTCAGCCTTGGCCGATCAATCCAAATGGGCGATCGCCATCCTCTTGGGCATGTGTGTTTGCAGTTTTGGCATCTCCGTAGCCCAGCATCAGTGGCGATCGCGACGGCGGGCCGCGGCAGCCAATCAGTCTCCCTCCACATCACACATTAGCCAACGCCGCCGGGAGAACCTTAGTGCTATCCAGGTTTTAGCCTTCCAGTTGAGCCAAGCATTGGTGTGGTCAGGAGGAACTCTATTGATCCTGCGGTTATTTCCCCAAACCCGCTGGCTGCAGGTATGGGTTTTGACCCATCTACCCACCTATCTATCCATGCCGCTGATTGCCCTCGGCATCTACATCAGCGTTCGCCTCAGTTTTGTCACCATTGACTGGTTTATCGACACCCTTGTCGATGGTGGATTGCTCACCCCCAACCGCAACCAGCGCTTGCAGCAGCGGGTCTCAACCATTTCTCGGGTGATCAAAGGCGTCACGGTGCTCCTCTTGGTGCTGATCGGCATCTTTATTGTGCTGATTAACTTCGGGGTGGATATTGCCCCCCTAATTGCCGGTGCTGGTTTAATTGGTGTGGCCATTTCCCTAGCCTCCCAAAACCTGATTCGAGATGCGATTAATGGTTTCCTAATCTTGGTGGAAGATCAGTATGCGGTAGGCGACGTGATCGCCGTGGGCACTGTCTTTGGCATGGTGGAAAACATCACCCTGCGCATCACCCAGCTCCGCGATCCGGAAGAGCGCTTGATTACTATTCCCAACAGTGAGGTCAAGGTCGTCTCCAACCTATCCAGCCGCCATTCCCAGGCCGATATCCGCATCCCCGTGGCCTATAGCGCCAATATTGACCAGGCGTTAGATCTTGTGCGGCAGGTGGGAGAAGAGTTGGCCCTAGACGAAGAATGGATGGGCAGGATTTTAGCCAAACCGCTGACCCTAGGGCTGGATGAATTTGGCGATCGCGGCATGGTGATCCGCGTCTGGATTCGTACCCAGCCGTTAGAGCAATGGAATGCGGCCCGGGAATATCGTCGGCGCATTAAAGTAGCCTTCGACCGCGCTAAAATTCCGCTGATGCTATCCCAGCAAGAGCTGTGGCTCCATGATACCGAAGTAGAGATGGCTCCTCCGCCCATGGCCTATCCACCAGCCGACGCGACCCATACGCCCTCAGCCGAATCAACGATCTAA
- the trpC gene encoding indole-3-glycerol phosphate synthase TrpC, with product MQIRRRPPSPAIQVSYLQYQVAAPGAEPLHLLEKIVWHKENEVDALRDRLPLLDLRKQLPDAAPPLDALAALRQGRTTPALIAEVKKASPSKGVIRPDFDPVAIAQTYAEHGATCISVLTDEEFFQGSFDYLKAIRAAVDIPLLCKDFIIYPYQIYKARTCGADLILLIAAILSDADLQYFLKIVRTVGMTALVEVHTLEELDRVLALDGVQLVGINNRDLETFHVDLQTTCQIMAERRQTLQERDIIVVSESGIHTVADVQTVTQAGVNAILVGESLMRQDDPGAAIASLLS from the coding sequence ATGCAGATTCGTCGCCGTCCGCCTAGCCCTGCCATCCAAGTTAGCTATCTTCAGTATCAGGTCGCTGCGCCTGGTGCCGAACCGCTTCATCTCCTCGAAAAAATTGTGTGGCATAAGGAAAATGAGGTGGATGCGTTGCGCGATCGCCTTCCCTTACTCGATCTACGCAAGCAGCTCCCGGATGCAGCACCGCCCCTCGACGCCCTCGCTGCCCTGCGCCAAGGTCGCACTACTCCGGCCCTGATTGCCGAAGTGAAGAAGGCATCGCCCAGCAAAGGCGTCATCCGCCCTGATTTCGATCCAGTGGCGATCGCCCAGACCTACGCTGAGCACGGCGCAACCTGTATCTCGGTGTTAACCGATGAGGAATTTTTCCAAGGCAGCTTTGACTACCTCAAAGCCATTCGCGCCGCTGTGGACATTCCCCTGCTCTGCAAAGACTTCATCATCTACCCCTACCAAATCTATAAAGCCCGCACCTGTGGAGCCGATCTGATCCTGCTCATCGCGGCCATTTTGTCGGACGCGGATCTGCAATACTTCCTGAAGATTGTGCGCACGGTTGGCATGACGGCCCTCGTGGAAGTGCATACCCTAGAAGAACTGGATCGCGTTTTGGCGCTCGATGGCGTGCAGTTGGTGGGCATCAACAATCGCGACCTCGAAACCTTTCATGTTGACCTGCAAACCACCTGTCAAATCATGGCGGAGCGGCGGCAGACCCTGCAAGAGCGCGATATTATCGTGGTGAGTGAGTCGGGTATTCACACCGTCGCTGATGTGCAAACGGTGACCCAGGCAGGGGTGAATGCCATCTTGGTGGGAGAATCCTTGATGCGGCAAGACGATCCTGGGGCAGCGATCGCCTCCCTGTTGTCCTAA
- a CDS encoding DUF5340 domain-containing protein has product MDRIPLPSHIHYELLLQLLERQTSHAVGNQPQLREQLNELIITLRKARSQQRHLEESCQRAHIDIDFHWSLNDATSEPSPSERSLPS; this is encoded by the coding sequence ATGGATCGCATCCCCCTACCCTCTCATATTCACTATGAACTACTGCTGCAATTGCTAGAGCGCCAAACCTCCCACGCGGTTGGCAATCAGCCCCAGTTGCGAGAACAGTTGAATGAACTGATCATTACCCTACGCAAAGCCCGTAGTCAGCAGCGACATCTAGAAGAAAGCTGCCAACGCGCTCACATTGACATTGATTTTCACTGGTCTCTCAACGACGCCACCTCAGAGCCATCTCCCTCGGAGCGATCGCTCCCTTCCTAA
- a CDS encoding DMT family transporter: MTLHQTSGRWQYGMILAATTMLLWGILPIALAVVLNVLDVYTITCVRFVIAFSVLAFYLKQQGQFPQGKQLRSASFKLMAIAIVFLGLNYLLFLMGLKLTSPTNVEVLMQLAPVTFGLAALVIFKERYSRLQWTGLGVMTLGLALFFHEQLQVLLQSTATYLLGNGLTVLACLTWTIYALAQKQLLRVLPSPAIMLVIYGGCALLFLPLSQLPDLLELSLFQWGMLIFCGINTLLAYGAFSESLEHLEASRVSAIISLTPLVTIASMQVAARWFPGLIAPEHISALGFVGALLVVGGSVAIALSKRMGKPEQLQS; encoded by the coding sequence ATGACGCTACATCAAACCTCTGGACGGTGGCAGTATGGGATGATCCTCGCTGCCACGACTATGCTGCTATGGGGAATTCTGCCCATTGCCCTAGCCGTTGTGCTGAATGTTTTAGACGTATACACGATCACCTGTGTACGATTTGTGATCGCCTTCAGCGTCCTGGCTTTCTATCTCAAACAGCAGGGACAATTTCCCCAAGGCAAACAGCTTCGCAGTGCCTCCTTTAAGCTGATGGCGATCGCCATTGTGTTTTTAGGGCTGAACTATTTACTGTTCCTGATGGGTTTGAAACTCACATCTCCCACCAATGTGGAAGTTTTGATGCAGCTTGCGCCGGTCACCTTTGGTCTTGCTGCCCTCGTGATTTTTAAGGAACGCTACAGTCGCCTGCAGTGGACGGGTCTGGGCGTGATGACCTTGGGGCTGGCGCTGTTTTTCCATGAGCAACTACAGGTGCTGCTGCAGTCTACTGCTACCTATCTCTTGGGGAACGGCCTAACGGTCTTAGCCTGTCTTACATGGACGATCTACGCGTTGGCCCAAAAGCAACTGTTGAGGGTGCTTCCCTCCCCCGCTATCATGCTGGTGATCTACGGCGGCTGTGCCCTGCTGTTTTTACCCCTGTCCCAATTACCGGATCTGCTAGAGCTGTCGCTGTTTCAATGGGGCATGTTGATCTTCTGCGGCATCAACACCCTCCTAGCCTATGGTGCCTTTAGCGAATCCTTGGAACACCTAGAAGCCTCGCGGGTCAGCGCCATTATTTCTCTGACGCCCCTGGTGACGATCGCTTCCATGCAGGTGGCGGCGCGCTGGTTTCCGGGATTGATAGCGCCAGAACATATTAGCGCCCTGGGCTTTGTGGGAGCCCTGCTGGTGGTGGGTGGTTCGGTGGCGATCGCCCTCAGCAAACGTATGGGGAAGCCTGAGCAACTGCAGAGCTAA
- a CDS encoding DUF1997 domain-containing protein — protein sequence MNVQFNASQSVCLAVPEQSVPIQHYLRQPQRLIRALVDPKRTEQLSPEVFRLKMRSLSFMMISVQPTVDLRLWGSSDGTIHLRSVGCEIRGNDYINQRFSLDLLGKLRPQIHDDKPHLVGQADLAVGVDLPPPLWLTPRPILEATGNGLLQSVLLTIKQRLMHQLLSDYAVWATDPEQQSAPQGMVLGNSPISS from the coding sequence ATGAATGTTCAATTTAACGCCTCCCAATCGGTCTGCTTGGCTGTCCCTGAGCAATCGGTACCCATCCAGCACTATCTCCGCCAGCCCCAGCGCTTAATTCGGGCCTTGGTGGATCCTAAGCGCACGGAACAACTGAGCCCAGAAGTCTTTCGTCTCAAGATGCGATCGCTCAGTTTCATGATGATTAGCGTGCAGCCCACAGTGGATTTGCGTCTGTGGGGTAGTTCAGATGGCACCATTCACCTGCGATCGGTGGGGTGTGAAATTCGCGGCAATGACTATATCAACCAGCGGTTTAGCTTAGATTTACTGGGCAAACTCCGCCCCCAGATCCATGATGACAAACCCCACTTGGTGGGGCAAGCAGATCTTGCCGTTGGCGTCGATCTACCACCGCCGCTTTGGCTAACGCCGCGCCCTATTCTGGAAGCCACCGGTAATGGACTGCTGCAAAGCGTTTTGCTGACGATCAAGCAGCGTTTGATGCATCAATTATTGTCAGACTATGCGGTTTGGGCCACGGATCCAGAGCAGCAGTCGGCACCCCAGGGTATGGTATTGGGCAATAGTCCTATTAGTTCTTAG
- a CDS encoding DUF1565 domain-containing protein — protein sequence MLSTRLRRCSTASPRPRRPILQHLSWALLPIAAGLLGSGGAIAQPLPETAPATLAQASSSASTHLLFVDPRLGQDSQDGSSGRSPLRTITRALELAEPNSVIMLAPGVYSADSGETFPLEVDRQITLQGNPGLYGQGIVIQGSAQGSATVMLSGQAALVGVSVTQPQADGYSVWVADGTPLLMNNSLSPAQSLHVAQSSQPTLQNNRMVAATRTADPTPAADPASQTANQAASQTAQASPASPMPSVPVQPAPPAARPVETTSPLPRVEPNHSIATAIPPVATSARPTAAPEIPIPVQSPPAGRSPWDTPSIQLNGILNQGSTIGYQLEEPAENAVEIPVILPQSGSAVSSLVSRQEPSWTISPGLLDSGAQQTPIEIPVSPPPVQTTVPSQAAAPTRSPDVLPVPSMEIPVGNVGGLARVPVSGGTSYAVASSSRSMAQYRVLVETSQATTRTRIQSLVPGAFSTVVNGQTMMQAGAFSDRANAQELVDLLTSYGFQASLESR from the coding sequence ATGTTGTCTACTCGTTTGCGCCGTTGCTCCACTGCCTCACCTCGCCCCCGACGACCGATCCTGCAGCATCTTAGCTGGGCTCTCCTGCCAATCGCGGCTGGACTTTTGGGGTCTGGGGGGGCGATCGCTCAACCCTTGCCGGAAACTGCCCCTGCGACCCTAGCGCAAGCTTCATCCTCCGCCAGCACCCATCTTCTCTTCGTGGATCCTCGTCTGGGGCAGGATAGCCAGGATGGTAGTAGCGGGCGATCGCCCCTGCGGACAATCACCCGCGCTCTGGAATTGGCTGAACCCAATAGCGTGATTATGCTCGCGCCGGGGGTCTACAGCGCCGACAGTGGTGAAACCTTTCCCCTAGAAGTCGATCGCCAGATCACGCTGCAAGGCAATCCCGGGCTCTATGGTCAGGGCATTGTCATTCAAGGATCGGCCCAAGGGTCGGCTACCGTCATGTTGTCGGGGCAGGCCGCCTTGGTGGGGGTGAGTGTGACCCAGCCTCAGGCTGATGGCTATAGCGTTTGGGTGGCCGATGGAACGCCGCTTTTGATGAACAACAGCCTATCGCCGGCCCAATCGCTGCACGTCGCCCAATCCAGCCAGCCCACCCTGCAAAATAACCGCATGGTGGCAGCGACTAGGACTGCTGATCCGACCCCAGCGGCAGATCCAGCCAGTCAAACGGCAAATCAAGCAGCCAGTCAAACGGCCCAGGCATCACCGGCATCACCCATGCCATCGGTGCCTGTGCAGCCAGCGCCGCCCGCTGCCCGTCCTGTGGAAACAACCTCTCCCCTGCCCCGCGTGGAGCCTAATCATTCCATTGCCACCGCCATTCCTCCTGTGGCCACTTCAGCTAGACCCACGGCTGCACCAGAGATCCCCATTCCCGTGCAATCTCCGCCAGCAGGACGTTCCCCATGGGATACCCCTTCCATTCAGCTCAATGGCATTCTGAACCAGGGCTCGACCATTGGCTACCAGCTAGAGGAGCCTGCCGAGAATGCGGTTGAGATTCCGGTGATCCTGCCGCAGTCAGGGTCAGCCGTTTCCAGCTTGGTGAGCCGTCAAGAGCCTAGTTGGACGATTTCTCCAGGATTGCTAGACTCAGGGGCTCAGCAAACCCCCATTGAAATTCCGGTGTCGCCGCCACCTGTGCAGACAACCGTCCCTAGCCAAGCTGCTGCGCCAACGCGATCGCCGGATGTGTTACCCGTTCCTAGCATGGAGATCCCTGTTGGCAACGTGGGTGGTCTGGCGCGGGTGCCTGTCTCTGGCGGTACATCCTATGCGGTTGCGTCATCTAGTCGATCGATGGCCCAATACCGGGTTCTTGTGGAGACCAGCCAGGCGACGACCCGCACCCGCATTCAGTCGTTGGTGCCGGGCGCATTTTCCACGGTGGTCAATGGACAGACGATGATGCAGGCCGGGGCGTTCAGCGATCGCGCCAATGCGCAAGAGTTAGTGGATCTACTAACCAGCTATGGGTTTCAGGCCAGTCTAGAATCCCGATAG